A stretch of Spodoptera frugiperda isolate SF20-4 chromosome 6, AGI-APGP_CSIRO_Sfru_2.0, whole genome shotgun sequence DNA encodes these proteins:
- the LOC126910737 gene encoding D site-binding protein-like, with the protein MNSVWKPYSEVEDQALDLSRPAVKLERESPIPAQSPPVVPIHDAYPMYIGYPDTIYPGAGYCSYNAGFEPAPYAESTISPVSGHSNDLLLSTTGDDDSGSLSDDREYQIFEEDAMRAMAAKNGGSLLGHNPRMKRAVQSSQSIDDSYKKQRERNNIAAKASRDRRKLREMKLALQTTYLKKKVAELQARLAAGLCRRCRQRCDC; encoded by the coding sequence ATGAATTCCGTGTGGAAGCCGTACTCTGAAGTGGAAGACCAGGCCCTTGACCTGTCGCGGCCTGCAGTGAAGCTGGAGAGAGAGTCTCCAATACCGGCGCAGAGTCCTCCTGTGGTACCCATACATGACGCGTACCCGATGTACATCGGGTATCCAGATACAATCTATCCAGGAGCTGGCTACTGCAGTTACAACGCAGGCTTCGAACCGGCACCTTACGCCGAGTCAACAATTTCTCCAGTATCAGGCCACTCTAACGACCTGTTACTATCCACAACTGGAGACGACGACAGCGGATCTTTATCAGACGATAGAGAATACCAAATTTTCGAAGAGGATGCCATGAGGGCTATGGCCGCCAAAAATGGCGGCTCACTGCTGGGGCACAATCCCAGAATGAAGCGGGCAGTACAGAGCAGCCAGTCCATAGACGATTCCTATAAAAAGCAGAGGGAGCGGAACAATATCGCGGCGAAGGCGAGCCGCGACCGACGGAAGCTGCGGGAGATGAAGCTCGCGCTGCAGACCACGTACTTGAAGAAGAAAGTTGCGGAGCTGCAAGCCAGACTGGCAGCCGGGCTGTGCAGGCGCTGCCGGCAGAGGTGCGACTGCTGA
- the LOC118267935 gene encoding transcription factor VBP-like, translating to MSLWRPYLLDEIKTTEVPMDLTVTQVPQSVPVPVSTTYSTFPTYPLYPGYVPLPMLEAAANRSVFLVSPSGSMSSGYQSSSAPSPSPLPAPPAAVSAPKSSTAEIKDDLADDPDFQRYAEAAMSAMAARNGGALIGNNPHMRRTVRSQAHTGAAAEDDAYRRNREKNNAAAKQSRDRRKLREIQLSLQVSYLKRRLAALQRSAGARACSRCHHALC from the coding sequence ATGTCTCTCTGGAGGCCATACCTTTTAGACGAAATTAAGACAACAGAAGTCCCGATGGACTTGACAGTGACACAGGTGCCACAATCTGTACCTGTTCCTGTATCGACGACATATTCAACGTTCCCGACGTATCCACTATACCCGGGGTACGTGCCGCTGCCGATGCTCGAGGCCGCGGCGAACAGGAGTGTCTTCTTGGTGTCGCCGAGTGGTAGCATGAGCTCAGGCTACCAATCTTCCAGTGCGCCATCACCGTCACCCCTGCCTGCTCCACCTGCCGCCGTCTCTGCACCGAAGAGCTCGACTGCCGAGATAAAAGATGATCTGGCTGATGATCCAGATTTCCAACGTTACGCTGAGGCTGCCATGTCTGCCATGGCGGCTAGAAACGGCGGCGCGTTAATTGGCAACAATCCGCACATGCGTCGTACCGTGCGGTCGCAGGCGCACACCGGCGCCGCGGCGGAGGACGACGCCTACCGCCGCAACCGCGAGAAGAACAACGCGGCGGCGAAGCAGAGCCGCGACCGACGGAAGCTGCGCGAGATACAGCTCTCGCTGCAGGTGTCGTACCTGAAGCGGCGGCTGGCGGCGCTGCAGCGGTCGGCGGGGGCGCGCGCCTGCAGCCGCTGCCACCACGCTCTGTGCTAG
- the LOC118267556 gene encoding 40S ribosomal protein S12, mitochondrial, which translates to MNFLRRGLSLLSIGIKAQCKQLPVPALLAPAAAAPPAAFQPLGILSRAMASLNQMHRTGPHIKLRKSRNPLNGNPFAKGVVLKTLIKKPKKPNSANRKCVLVRLSNGKEMVAYVPGIGHNLQEHNIVLVRVGRLKDCPGVKLKCVRGKYDLPHVIKQKV; encoded by the exons atgaATTTCTTGCGTAGAGGTTTATCGCTGCTTTCCATCGGTATCAAGGCGCAATGTAAACAATTACCAG TTCCAGCGCTCCTCGCGCCGGCAGCCGCGGCACCGCCGGCAGCGTTCCAGCCTCTGGGCATACTCTCCAGAGCAATGGCTTCGCTCAACCAGATGCATAGAACAGGACCTCACATTAAATTGAGGAAGTCTAGGAATCCGCTCAATGGAAACCCTTTCGCTAAG GGAGTAGTGCTGAAGACCCTGATAAAGAAACCAAAGAAGCCGAACTCTGCCAACCGCAAGTGCGTGCTGGTGCGGCTGTCCAACGGCAAGGAGATGGTGGCGTACGTGCCCGGCATCGGACACAACCTGCAGGAGCACAACATCGTGCTCGTCAGGGTCGGCAG GTTAAAGGACTGTCCCGGAGTGAAGCTGAAGTGTGTGCGCGGCAAGTACGACCTGCCGCACGTGATCAAACAGAAAGTGTAG
- the LOC118267787 gene encoding C-type lectin lectoxin-Lio2-like, translating to MMRAVVLITLAVSGCALAVQSEAPHGYIVNKAAGKAYKVMYQAQTWARAKVECETNGASLAVPKSQDEFKFLQKLVRGMYYPNIVGSWYKLLVWLGISNLDDYTVWKNIDGENINTTGFSKWASNYVAFSNDPTEPHCAGMDAVNHGLRDYWCHLRQPYICQIQVDPVGPPNYNNLNEETEHLNH from the exons ATGATGCG AGCGGTCGTCCTCATCACGCTGGCCGTCTCCGGCTGCGCGCTGGCCGTTCAAAGCGAAGCTCCTCATG GGTACATAGTGAACAAGGCTGCCGGTAAAGCATACAAAGTGATGTACCAAGCACAGACCTGGGCGCGTGCGAAGGTGGAATGTGAAACAAATGGCGCCTCGCTGGCTGTGCCCAAATCACAG GACGAGTTCAAGTTCCTGCAGAAGCTGGTGCGAGGCATGTACTACCCGAACATCGTGGGTTCCTGGTACAAGCTGCTGGTGTGGCTCGGCATCAGCAACCTCGACGACTACACCGTCTGGAAGAATATAGACG GTGAGAACATCAACACAACAGGATTCAGCAAGTGGGCCAGTAACTACGTCGCTTTCAG CAACGACCCCACGGAGCCCCACTGCGCCGGGATGGACGCCGTGAACCACGGGCTGCGGGACTACTGGTGCCACCTCCGGCAGCCCTACATCTGCCAGATACAGGTCGACCCCGTCGGCCCCCCCAACTATAACAACCTGAACGAGGAAACAGAACATCTTAACCActga